From the genome of Fundidesulfovibrio putealis DSM 16056:
CCGTGAACACCTGATCCTCCGAGCAGATCGCCAGAGCTCTGGGCTATGGCCGTCATGGTGCTGGAGCCCCTCTTCGGGCACATGAGGGTCATCATCGACCGCTACCTGGCCAAGGACGACGACGCCGGGACCAAGTACGACCGCGTGTACGTCTACGACCCCAGCCGCTGCTCCATGGCAACCTCACTCACCTTCACGTTTGTGGAACAGGCCCAGACCGGCGACTCCATCACGTTTCAGTCCATCGTGGAGGCCACCTTCGTGAGCTTAGGCGAGAAGTCCGCCGCCAAGTGCAAGAAGTGCGCGACCGACTAACGGACTGATCAACACCTAACCCCAACGGGGCGGGCCGCATGGCCCGCCCCCCTCCCATAGGATGAGCGATGATAGAACACCGCATAACGTTTACCGAAGAAGAGTTGGTGGCCTCCGCCACTCAGGACAACCTGTCCATCCTGGCCCTGACCAAATTTCTGCGCAGCCTGCCCAGCGACCAGCGAGGGTTCTTCAAGGACTGCCGCATCGAGGCCGTGATCCCCATCTACATGCCGCGCACATCTGCGGAGCGAGTTCAGGCCTGTCTCTTCCATGGAAAGTGAGAGCGTGTGAGGGGAGGGCAACGAATACTCAAATGAGAGCGCAAAAAGAGAGAACGGGAGCGCCGAAGCGGCACTCCTTCCAGGGGTAAGACCTCTATCGAAATCCCGACCGACCGGATGAACCGACCGGGATCGACGGCGAGACCAATCAGCCGCGACGGCTTGAATAGTAGCCGAGAGCACCGGTGTGCTCATCCAACGGTGGCTGGAAGGATATGCCCATTTCGTTGAATTGGCTCCACATCACCATGTAGCTGACGCCTTTAAGGTACTTGTAATCGTAATGGTCGTCCTTCACGACACCCTGTTTTCCCGTGAGACTGCTCTCCGGGAAGCTGAGCAGCCTGAAGT
Proteins encoded in this window:
- a CDS encoding SU10 major capsid protein, whose translation is MAVMVLEPLFGHMRVIIDRYLAKDDDAGTKYDRVYVYDPSRCSMATSLTFTFVEQAQTGDSITFQSIVEATFVSLGEKSAAKCKKCATD
- a CDS encoding PilZ domain-containing protein codes for the protein MNERRVYARTFAQRHANGYDYDIEIDGQLYNAQLMDISRGGANFRLLSFPESSLTGKQGVVKDDHYDYKYLKGVSYMVMWSQFNEMGISFQPPLDEHTGALGYYSSRRG